AGTGAACTTAAGCATAGACACGGGTATGATGTGGCATCTTCCTCGGGTCTGATTGGTATGCAACTGCAAGGTGCAATGGCTATATTCGCTGTCAATTTAAAACGAATCCTAACCTTGATGAAAGAAACAAAGTAAAAAAGGATAAAGAGAAAGACGACTTTTCATTCAAAATTGAATGAAAAGTCGCCTTTCTTGTTTTGTATCCGGTTTATAAACCGAAAAACGTAAGTTTTTCAGTGGCCTCGATATTCTCCCAGCTTTTTTTCGTGATATAATGCAAGGAATAGGATGACTTTTGAAAACGTTATAAAAGGGGACATTATCATATGAATTATGAAATATTTAAAGAAATAGTTCATGGCCGACGAAGTATACGGAAGTTTACAGAACAAGAAGTATCTGTTCAGGACATAGAGGAAATTATTGATTGTGCTCGCTATGCACCAAGTGATACAAACTCTCAAACATGGGAATTTATTGTGATTATGAATCGAGATAAAATTAAAGATATTGAGAATATGACATGGGAAGCATTACATAAATTGGCTGATCAAGCTGCAAAGAACGGTCAAGAGAAAGCAGGAAAACTGCTCACGCGTTCCTTTGGACCATATGCAACGGCATTTTCTGATGCACCGGTGCTAATTATATGTTTAGCAACACCGTATGAATCTAAATTTCGCGAAAAAATATTTGATCCTATTTCGTTTGTTCCAGAGGCAGTATGGGCAGAAGAAGGAATGAAAAGCAGCTGCTTAGCAGCACAAAACTTAATGTTAGCAGCACATGCAAGAGGGCTAGGCACATGTCCGATGACAGGGCCGGTGCTGTTGGCGCAAAATGAATTACGAGAGTATTTACAAATAGAGCGAGAAAAACAAATGAATATGGTGATTGCATTAGGATATCCAAAAGATCATCCAAGGAAGCTCGCACGAAAAGAAGTAAAAGAGATTACAAAATTCATTTTTTAAGGATGATATGGTAAAACAGACATTGCTTTGATCAATGTCTGTTTTCTTTTTCTCATATGAATATTTCCTAAATAAAATGGGTTAAAATGAAATAGAAAGAGGAGGTTCCACAAATTTCTTGAAAAATGTAATATTGTTAAAAAAGAAAGTATGATATAGTAATCGCGAATAAACAAGTTTGTTCACGTAAGTGTTAAAAATGAATTTTAGAACATAAAACTATTTTTGTATAATAAACGAAAGGGACCAATAGACAGGGGGAATGGATTTTGAAAAAATTCATAATCGCTGGATTGTCTGCTTTATTGCTTATCGGATGTACTGCGCAAAATGAAATGAAAGAAGTGCAGTCTGTGAAAGAAGAACAAGTTGTAAATGCAAGTGATGAAAATTTAATTCCTTTTCCTAAAGGAGTAAGTCCGATGGGGGAAGGAGAAGTAAAAGTCATTACGCCAGATGGTACTTCGGAAAACGGAAATGTACCAACCGTGTTTGTGAAGAAAGATACTTTAATACAACAAGTTGAGGTAGAGCTCACTAATTTTCAAAGTGATAAAGAAACGTTTGTATTCGTAGATGATATATTTGCAGACAAATACCAAGTTACGAGTGTAACGCAGACAACAGTGGCATTAAAACAAACAACATTAGAGACTGGGCATCATACAGTTACAGCAGTACAATTTGAGAACAATGATCCAAAAGGAAACGTTGTAAGTTTCAAACAAGCGAATTTTGAAACGCAGCCAGCATCTTAACAAAATATATAAAAAAAGTACATTACTTACACAGGTAGTGTACTTTTTTTATATATAGAATGAAAGGGACATAATGATTAGAATCGTTATCATGTTTGTAGGTATTTTGTTTGAAAGTGTCGAATACAACATATGACGTCGTAAAAGCACGTTTTCTATTGTTTAGTATGAAACAAATCGAGATGCGAGCAAGTAGAACGTTTATGAAACAGTGTAGGGTTTAAAATTAGGTTTGAAAAAACAGTACAAAGACAGAGTGAAAATCTATTTGACAGTAGGAGTTGAAGGGATATGGGGAAAGAGGCTTTATTAATTGTAGATATGAGTAATGATTTTGTAGCGGATAATGGATCTTTAACTGCTGGTAAACCAGCGCAACAAATTGTACCGTATATTACAGAATTAGCAACTCGCTTTTTAGAAGAAGAGAATATTGTTGTTGTTACAATGGATGCGCACCAGCCTGATGATCCTCATTTTCAATTATGGACGCCCCATAATATTGTGAATACAGAAGGGCAACAATTATATGGTGAATTATATGAATGGTATCAAGAAAATAAAGGAAACGAAAATGTAATTTATGTCCCAAAAACAAATTATAATGCATTCTTTAAAACAGATTTGGCCGCTACTTTGAAAAACTTGGAAGTGGAAAAAGTGCATACTGTTGGAGTATGTACGGACATTTGTGACTTTTTGACAATAGCTGGAGCAGATGCAGAAGGATTTCAAACAGCAATACATAAGCGAGGCGTCGCAACATTTACTGACCTTGGTGAAGCCATGATCAATCACATGAAACTTTGTTTTCATACTGAAATCATTGAATAGAAAATGGGTGAAATCACAAGCTAAAACATAACTGGTGGAGAAGGTAATACATGTTATAGAGGATGATTAAAGTGAAAAATTCCGTTTCTGGCGGAATTTTTTTATTTTCTTCATTGACTTTCCTATCATTTGACACGCCCGCCCCTAAAAGTTAGTGGGATTCTTGCTACTAAAGGCGAAGTCCATTTCTGGTATCGCTGACGTGCAAGATTGCGGTGTGCCATCACCACTCTCACGACAGACCGTATAGGTTCGTGAGTTACGGTACTACTATCATACCGTTGTGTTCATATGTTTTAGTGTCTTATTCTTGTCTATCATTCAAGATCCCACAAACGTGATTCTTTTTAGTGAGATCTTGAATTTCACATACCGTATAATAAAGAAATAATGGAAAAAAGTACATAATCAAATAATCAAGCAAATAGTTTGACCTTTTTTGACTATTTGATATAATAAAGACAGAAAGAGTTAATCTTTCATTCATATCTTATAAGGAGGAATGAAATATGCGTGATTTATTTCCGGAATTAACAAATCGTAGAAATGGTGTTGCAGAATTTGGGCCTTCTTTATTTGAGATGATGACAGATGCTTTCTTTAAACCAATGAACATGAATACTTTTAAAGTAGATGTTCAAGAGGATTCTGATAAATATGTAGTGGAAGCAGATTTACCAGGATTTCAAAAAGAAAACATTCAAGTTGACTTTGAAAACGATATGTTAACAATTCAAGCGACTCAAAATCATGAAGTAGAAGAAAAAAATGAACATGGCACATATATTCGTAAAGAGCGCTCTACAGGTTCATTTATTCGTCGTTTTACATTTAACGGCGTAGAAAATGAAAATGTAAAAGCAAAATTTAAAGATGGTGTGTTAACAATCGAGTTACCAAAATCTAATCAAGTGAAACAAAATAGAAATATTATTGATATAGAATAAAGAAGCTGAGCAATTCAGCTTCTTTTTTTTTGAAGTAGTATTTAGAAAATTCGTGATGTTATAATGCTATTGGGTGATAAAAATGGATGATACAGCAACAGAAAAGGAGACAATGCGTTTAAAAATGTTGAAGGAAATTGCATATGATATGAAAGGAAGCGATGAAACAGAATCGCTTGTCATTGTTAACAAAAAGAGAAAGAAGTTCTTTATGAAATTGCGAAAGGGAGAAGTAATAAAGAAATTGCAGTAGAGCTTCATATTACAGAGCAAACAGTGAAAACACATGTTTCAAATGTGCTTGCAAAGCTGGAAGTAGAAGATCGGACACAGGCAGCACTTTACGCTGTAAAACAAGAAATATGAAAAAATAGATAAAGATACCAAATAACGGTTTTTCTTCTTCGCATAATTAGGTACAATAAAACTCATATGGAAGGGGAAGATATAACATGCCTGGTACAAAAGTTGGTATAGGGAAAATTCAGGCTTCATTAAATGGCTTATCGCCAAAGCTTCGAAGTATAGCTGAACATATAATACAATATCCGCAAGATGTTGTACATAAATCAATTACGGAATTAGCGGATATTACAAATAGTTCAGAAGCAACGATTTTTCGCTTATGTAAGCACCTTGGATTTCAAGGGTTTCAAGATTTGAAAATTACATTAGCACGTGAAATTGTACATACACCTATGCAAAATATTCACGAAGAAGTGTCTGCAGAAGATGATATGGTAACTGTTGCAAAAAAAGTCTTTCATTCGCATATTACAGGGTTACAAGATACTTTACATCTATTAAATGAGGAAGCGTTAGAAGAAGCAATACATATATTGCAGCTAGCAAAACGTATTGAATTTTATGGAAATGGTGGTTCAGGCATTATCGCAATGGATGCTTATCATAAATTTATGAGAACGGGTATCTCTTGCATTGCTCATACTGATTCGCACTTTCAAATTATGGGAGCTGGGTTGCTTACGACAGAAGCAGTTGTCATCGCAATTTCTCATTCTGGAAGCAACAAAGCATTGCTGGAAGCACTAGAAGTAGCGAAAACAAAAGGAGCACGCATCATTGCGATTACTAGCTATCAGAAATCTGCATTGAGTCAATTGGCGGATATCACGTTATATACGTCAACACGCGAAACGGAATTTCGGACGGAAGCAAGTTCATCACGATTAGCACAACTTAGTTTATTAGATACATTGTATGTAGGATTGTCAATGCAGCGTCAAGAAGAAACATTACAAAATTTGCAAAGTATACGCGAAACAATTTCAATGAAGCGAATATAAAGAGCAGTGTACTTGTATACATTGCTCTTTCTTATGTTTACTAATGAAAAAAATTTTCTTTTAAAATATTGATTTAAGAAAAAATATTTTATATACTGTTTTGTGTAAACGGTTACTAAACGATATTTTGCTAGAAATGAAGGGAAGATTTGTATGGAA
The window above is part of the Bacillus cytotoxicus NVH 391-98 genome. Proteins encoded here:
- a CDS encoding nitroreductase family protein: MNYEIFKEIVHGRRSIRKFTEQEVSVQDIEEIIDCARYAPSDTNSQTWEFIVIMNRDKIKDIENMTWEALHKLADQAAKNGQEKAGKLLTRSFGPYATAFSDAPVLIICLATPYESKFREKIFDPISFVPEAVWAEEGMKSSCLAAQNLMLAAHARGLGTCPMTGPVLLAQNELREYLQIEREKQMNMVIALGYPKDHPRKLARKEVKEITKFIF
- a CDS encoding cysteine hydrolase family protein; the protein is MGKEALLIVDMSNDFVADNGSLTAGKPAQQIVPYITELATRFLEEENIVVVTMDAHQPDDPHFQLWTPHNIVNTEGQQLYGELYEWYQENKGNENVIYVPKTNYNAFFKTDLAATLKNLEVEKVHTVGVCTDICDFLTIAGADAEGFQTAIHKRGVATFTDLGEAMINHMKLCFHTEIIE
- a CDS encoding Hsp20/alpha crystallin family protein is translated as MRDLFPELTNRRNGVAEFGPSLFEMMTDAFFKPMNMNTFKVDVQEDSDKYVVEADLPGFQKENIQVDFENDMLTIQATQNHEVEEKNEHGTYIRKERSTGSFIRRFTFNGVENENVKAKFKDGVLTIELPKSNQVKQNRNIIDIE
- a CDS encoding MurR/RpiR family transcriptional regulator, with product MPGTKVGIGKIQASLNGLSPKLRSIAEHIIQYPQDVVHKSITELADITNSSEATIFRLCKHLGFQGFQDLKITLAREIVHTPMQNIHEEVSAEDDMVTVAKKVFHSHITGLQDTLHLLNEEALEEAIHILQLAKRIEFYGNGGSGIIAMDAYHKFMRTGISCIAHTDSHFQIMGAGLLTTEAVVIAISHSGSNKALLEALEVAKTKGARIIAITSYQKSALSQLADITLYTSTRETEFRTEASSSRLAQLSLLDTLYVGLSMQRQEETLQNLQSIRETISMKRI